The Gemmatirosa kalamazoonensis nucleotide sequence AGCCTGGTGCTGCTCGGCGAGGGGATGTGCACGGCGGCGATCAACCTCGGGCCGGAGCTGACGCCGGACCAGGTGTTCGCGGAAGCGAAGGCGCGCTTCGACGAGGCGGTGACGGCGGCGACGGCGGCGAACGACCAGGCGACGCTGAACCTCGCGCTGCTCGGCCGCGCGCGCACGCTGCTCGACATGAAGCAGCCGGCGACGGCGGCGGCGGACGCGGCGAAGATCCCGGCGTCGTTCATCGCGACGACGGGCACGGACAACGTGAACGTGCGCCGACAGAACTTCTCGTTCCTCGCCGTGAACCAGAACAACTGGGCGACGGTGGATCCGAGCTTCCGCGGCCTCACGCTGCCTAACGGGGCCGCGGATCCGCGCGTGGCGGTGACGAACACGACCAAGGCCGGCACGGCGCAGGGCTCGGTGATCTGGACGCCGGACAAGTACCCGACGCTGACGACGGTGATGCCGATCGCGCGGTGGGCGGAGGCGCAGCTCATCATCGCCGAGGCGCGCGCGGCGGCGGGCGACATTCCGGGGGCGGTGGCGGCGATCAACGCGGTGCGCGCCACGCGCACGGGCGTGCCGGCGTACGACGCGACCGGACAGACGGCGGCGCAGGTCCAGGCGCAGATCGTGGAGGAGCGCCGCCGCGAGCTGTTCCTCGAGGGGCACCGCCTCGGCGACATCCGCCGGCTGGGGCTCGCGCTCTCGCCCGCCGCGGGCACGGCGTACGCGGGCGGCGGCGGTACGTACGGCACGCTGACGTGCTTCCCGCTGCCGGACGTGGAGCGCGTGAACAACCCGAACATCGCGGGCAAGACGGGCTGAGACGCGCCGTGCACGACTCCACGTACGATTTCCTGTAGGACCGACGCAGGACTGAGGAAGGACAACCGCAAGGACCAACACATTGCTGGTGTTTCCTTCTTCAGTCCTTCGTCAGTCCTCCTTCAGTCCCACGACAACCACGTACGTGGAGCTCTGCAGAGGAGAGACGATGCGAGCAATGACATCGCGAGCCGCAGCGACGCTTCTCACCCTCGCGGCCCTCGCGCCTAACGCCTACGCCCAGCCGAAGGCCGCGCCGACGATCGACGCGTTCCTGAGCGCGGGGTTCCCGTCGGAGCTGGTCGCGGCGCGGAAGGCGGATCGGATCGCGTGGCTGGCGTGGGAGAAGGGGAAGCGGAACGTGTACGCCGCATCGGCGCCGGGGTTCGCGCCGCGGCGGCTCACGCGGTTCCTCGACGACGACGGCATCGAGCTGTCCGACCTGCAGATCGCCGACGACGGCGCGACGGTGGTGTTCGTGCGCGGGAGCGATCCGAACCGCGTGGGCTGGATCGCGAACCCGACGGGCGATCCGCGCGGGCAGGAGCGGGCGATCTGGGCGGCGCGCACCGACGGCACCGGCGCCTGGCGCATCTCGGCAGGCACGACGCCGGCCGTGTCGCCCGACGGCCGGTGGGTGGCGTTCGCGCGCGACAGCGCGCTGTTCGTGGTGCGCGTGGCGCCGGGCGCGACGAGCGCGGTGGACCGCGGCGAGCGGCCGCTCGTGCGCGCGTGGGGGCGCAACCTCTCGCCGCGCTGGTCGCCCGACGGATCCAAGCTCGCGTTCGTGAGCGACCGCACCGACCACGCGTTCGTCGGCATCTACGACGCGACGCGGCACACGGTGACGTACATGGCGCCGAGCGTGGACCGCGACGCGAGCCCGACGTGGTCGCCCGACGGCAAGCGCGTCGCGTTCATTCGGCGGCCGGGGCTCGCGTTCGGGCAGCAGGCGCACGACGCGACGGGCTCGTTGGGCGAGCCGCCCGGTCCGGCGTGGGCCATCTCGCAGCGCGCGCGCATCGGCGCCGACACCGCGGGCGCGACGGCGAAGTGGGCGCGCACGCCGGGGCTCGCGCGCGCCGCGTTCGCCGGCGGCTACACGCTGTCGTTCTGGGTGGCCGACGCGACGACGGGCGACGGACACGAGGTGTGGCACAACGCCCCGAACGACCGCGCGTTCCCGAGCGTGGCGTCGATCCAGTGGGCGGGCGACCACCTCGTGTTCGCGGCCGAGCCGGAGGAGTGGACGCGGGTGTACGCGGTGAGCGCCGCGGGCGGCAGCGACCGCCCGGTGGAGCTGACGCCCGGCACCGGCGCCGTCGAATCGTTAGGCCTGTCGCCCGACGGGCGCACGCTGTACTACGCGACGAACGCGGGCGACATCGACCGGCGGCACGTGTGGAAGGTGCCGACCGCCGGCGGCGAGGCGGTGCAGCTCACGCGCGGCGAGGAGATCGAGATGTACCCGGCGCCGCTCGGCTCCGCGCGGCAGGTCGCGATGCTGACGTCGAGCGCGACGCGGCCCTTCTCGGTCGCCCTGATGCCGGCTTCGGGCGGCGCGCCGCGCGTGATCTATCCGACGTTAGGCAGGGAGTTCCCGACCGAGGCGCACGTGACGCCGCAGGCCGTGCTCGTGAAGTCGGACGACGGGCTCGAGATCCACGACCAGCTCTTCCTGCCGAAGGACCTGAAGCCCGGCGAGCGGCGGCCCGCGATCGTGTTCGTGCACGGCGGCCCGGTGCGGCAGATGCTGCTCGGCTACCACTACATGGACTTCTACCACATGGCCTACGCCGTCAACGAATGGCTGGCGAGCCAGGGGTACGTCGTCCTGTCGGTGAACTACCGGAGCGGCATCGGCTACGGCAAGGCGTTCCGCCAGGCGCCCAACGTGGGCGGGCGCGGCAACGCCGAGTACAAGGACGTGCTCGCGGCGGGGAAGTACCTGCAGTCGCGCCCGGACGTGGACCCGACGCGCGTGGGGATCTGGGGGCTGTCGTACGGCGGCGTGCTCACGGCGCAGGCGCTGGCGCGCAACTCCGACCTGTTCGCCGCCGGCGTGGACATGGCGGGCGTGCACCTGTGGGGCAGCACGCTCGACTCGACCGACCTGTCGTACAAGTCGTCGGCGATCGCGGCGATCGACGGGTGGAAGTCGCCGGTGCTGCTGTGGCACGGCGACGACGACCGCAACGTGCAGTTCTCGCAGACGACGGGGCTCGTGCAGCTGCTGCGCGCGCACAACGTGCCGTTCGAGCTGATCGTGAACCCGGACGACACGCACGAGACGCTGCTGTACTCGCGGTGGCTGACGACGTACGCGCGGATGCAGGACTTCCTGCGGCGGAACCTGTGGGACCGGAAGACGGCGACGACGTCGTCGACGGGGACGCGGTGAGCGTCGTCTCGCGTCGCGTGGCGCCTCGCTACGCACGCATCCGCGGAGTGGACGCGGATCGCGCGGATCACGCGGATACGCTGCGGCCGATCGGTTCGAGCGATCCGCGTGATCCGCGCGATCCGCGTGATCCGCGTCCAACGACACGGAGACCCGCCCGACCGAGGGATCGTCGGTGGGCGCGACTCGCGCCGCTCGCGACGCTCGCGACGCTCGCGACGACCGCCATGCTCGCCGCGTCGTCGGCCGCCGCGCAGACGCGGCCCGCGCATCTCCTGACGCCCGCGCAGCGGGCGGCGCTCGACGCGGACATCGAGCGCGCGATGCAGCAGTACGCGGACGTGCCGGGGCTGGCGGTGGCGGTGGTGCAGGGCGACTCGGTGGTGTACGCGAAGGGGTTCGGCGTGCGCGAGCGGGGCAAGCCGGAGCGCGTCACCGAGCGCACGCTGTTCGCGATCGGGTCGAACACGAAGTCGATGACGTCGGCGCTCGTCGGCACGCTGGTGGACGCGGGAAAGATGCGGTGGGACGATCCGGTGTGGACGTATCTGCCGGGCTTCCGCGTCGCCGACCCGTACGTGAGCCGCGAGGCGACGATCCGCGATCTGCTGTCGCACCGCGTGGACGTCGAGAACAACATCAGCGCGTGGTATCGCTCGCCGCTCACGCGCGCGCAGCTCGTGGAGCGGCTGCGGTTCCTGAAGCAGGACGCGAGCTTCCGGAGCCGCTTCCTGTACAACAACCTGATGGTGATGACCGCCGGCGAGGCGGCCGCCGCGGCCGGGGGCAAGCCGTGGAACGCGCTGATCCGCGAGCGGCTGTTCGCGCCGTTAGGCATGACGGCGACGCTCACGAGCAGCCGCGAGCTGACCGCCGACGCCGACGTCGCGGCGCCGCACGTCCCGTTCGGCGGCACGCTGGTGCCGGTGCCGCACGTGGACGCGGACAACATCGGGCCCGCGGGCTCGGTGTACTCGAACGCGGTCGACATGGCGCAGTACCTCCGCTTCCAGATCGGCCGCGGCGCGATCGGCGGCAAGCGGGTGCTCTCCGAGGCGTCGATCGCACAGATCCGGACGCTGACGACGCCGATCGGCGCGTGGCAGGCGACGGTGCCGGACAGCGACGTCACGGTCGCGGGCTACGGGCTGGGGTGGCTCGTGGAGTCGTTCCGCGGCCACCGCGCCATCCGCCACAACGGCTCGATCGACGGCTACCTGGCGGAGATGCAGGTGCTGCCCGACGACCGGGTGGGCGTGGTGGTGCTGTCGAACCAGATGACGCTGCCGCTCCCCGAGGCGCTCGCGAACCACATCCTCGACGTCGCGCTCGGCCTCGCGCCGCGCGACTGGATCGGCCAGGCGCTCGCGCGCGATCGCGCGCAGGAAGTGCAGATCGCCGCGCGGCAGCAGACGGCGGAGTCGCAGCGCCTGCCGAACGCGGCGCCGTCGCTGCCGCTCGATCGGTACGCGGGCACGTATGCCGACTCGCTGCGCGGGGAGATCCGCGTGGCGTTCGAGGAGGGGAAGCTCGTGCTGCGCTATCACGCGGGGCTCGCGGCCGACCTCGAGCCGTGGCAACACGACACGTTCCGCGCCGCGTGGCGCACGCCCAACGTCTACTCGCTGAGCCCCATGCTCGTCACGTTCGCCGTCGACGCGGCGGGACGCGCGACCGCCGTCAGCAATGCGCTGCTCGGCACGTTCCAGGCGGCGCCGCGTGCGCGGACCGCCGCCACCGGAGGCGACCGATGAATCTGCTCACGGTGCTCCGCGTGAGACGTCTCTTGCCGCTTCTGCTCGTCGCCTCCCGACTCGCCGCGCAGGCGCCCACCGCGCAGGACAGCGTCCGCATGGCGTCGTACGAGCCGCGCGAGGTGATGATCCCGATGCGCGACGGCGTGAGGCTGCACACGCTGATCTTCACGCCGAAGAGCCAGACGGGCGACCTGCCGATCATCCTGAACCGCACGCCGTACGGGATCGCCGGGGCGCGCGCGAGCTTCGGCGGATCGATCGCCGAGCTGGCCGACGAGGGGTACGTGTTCGTCTTCCAGGACATCCGCGGCCGGTTCACGAGCGAGGGGCAGTTCGTGATGCTCCGTCCGCCGATGCACCGGAAGGACCCGAAGGCGATCGACGAGAGCACCGACACGTACGACACGATCGACTGGCTGCTGAAGAACGTGCCGCGCAACAACGGGCGCGTCGGCATGCTCGGCGTGTCGTATCCGGGATGGCTCACGGTGATGGCGATGCTCGACCCGCATCCCGCGCTCAAGGCGGTGAGCCCGCAGGCGTCGCCGGCGTCGATGTTCCTCGGCGACGACTTCCACCACAACGGCGCGTTCCGGCTCGCATACGGCTTCGAGTACGCGGCGATGATGGAGGGCGGGAAGGAGCTGACGCCGTTCCAGTTCGACAAGGCCGACGCGTACTCGTGGTATCTCGGCCTCGGCTCGCTCGCGACGGTGAACGACAGCGTGTTCAAGCGCAGCCGGCCGACGTGGAACGACTTCGCCGCGCACCCGAACTTCGACGCGTTCTGGCAGCGCGAGGCGCTGATGCAGTACCTCGACCGCGTGACGGTGCCGACGCTGAACGTCGCCGGGTGGTGGGACCAGGAGGACTTCTACGGGCCGATCAAGATCTACGAGACGCTGGAGCCGCACGACACCAAGCACCTCAACTACCTCGTGGTGGGCCCGTGGAACCACGGCGGCTGGCGCGGCCGCAGCGGACAGACGTTAGGCCCGCTCGACTTCGGCAGTCCGACGGCGAAGTACTACCGGGAGAAGATCGAGGCGCCGTGGTTCGCGTACTGGCTCAAGGACAAGGGCACGCTGGACCTGGCCGAGGCGACGACGTTCGAGGCGGGGGCGAACGCGTGGCGGCGCCACGACGCGTGGCCGCCGAAGACGAACGTGACGTCGCGGCGGCTCTACTTCCAGGCGAACGGCAAGCTCGGATTCGAGCCGCCGCGCGACACGGGGCGCGTGTTCGACGCGTACGTGTCGGACCCGAACAAGCCGGTGCCGTACCGCGCGCGTCCGATCAAGCCGACGTTCGGCGCCGGCTCGACGTGGTCGACGTGGCTCGTCGACGACCAGCGGTTCGTGCAGGACCGCCCCGACGTCGCGGCCTGGGAGAGCGCGCCGCTCCCCGAGGATCTCGTGCTGTCGGGCGACGTGGTCGCGAAGCTGTTCGCGGCGACGACGGGCACCGACGCCGACTGGGTGGTGAAGCTGATCGACGTCTACCCGGAGGACGACGCGAAGCTCGGCGGCTACCAGCTCATGGTGGCGAACGACGTGTTCCGCGGGCGCTTCCGGAGCAGCTTCGAGCACCCGCAGGCGATCGCGCCGGACGTGCCGCAGGAGTACACGATCGACCTGCACACGCAGAGCTACCGGTTCCTGAAGGGGCACCGGCTCCGCGTGCAGGTGCAGAGCACGTGGTTCCCGCTCATCGACCGGAACCCGCAGACGTTCGTGCCGAACATCTTCGCCGCCAAGGACGCGGACTTCCGGGCCGCGACGCAGCGCGTGTTCCGCTCGAAGGGCGCCGCGTCGTACGTGCAGCTCACCGTGCAGAATCCACCACTGGTGCCATGAGCCTGCGCTTTCCGAAATTGAACCGCAGAGGACGCAGAGGGCCGCAGAGGAGAACCACTGCAATTGGTTTCCTCTGCGTCCTCTGCGTCCTCTGCGGTTCGAATGTCTTGCACGCCCAGCCGCTCTCGCAGGACCCGACGCAGGTGCGCCGGCCGGAGACGGCGGCCGCGACGGCGCCGGTCGTGCCTAACGGCGGGACGCGCGGGGTGCGCGATCGCGGGGAGCTGGAGGCGTTCCTCGACGGGGTGATGCAGGCGAACCTGCGCGACAAGCACGTCGCCGGCGCGACGGTGGCGGTGGTGAAGGACGGCGCGCTGTTCTTCGCGAAAGGCTACGGCTGGTCCGACGTCGCGCATCGCACGCCGGTGAGCGCGGACCGGTCGCTGTTCCGCATCGGGTCGGTGAGCAAGCTGTTCACGTGGACCGCGGTCATGCAGCTCGTCGAGCAGGGGAAGCTCGACCTCGACGCGGACGTGAACCGCTATCTC carries:
- a CDS encoding CocE/NonD family hydrolase; translated protein: MNLLTVLRVRRLLPLLLVASRLAAQAPTAQDSVRMASYEPREVMIPMRDGVRLHTLIFTPKSQTGDLPIILNRTPYGIAGARASFGGSIAELADEGYVFVFQDIRGRFTSEGQFVMLRPPMHRKDPKAIDESTDTYDTIDWLLKNVPRNNGRVGMLGVSYPGWLTVMAMLDPHPALKAVSPQASPASMFLGDDFHHNGAFRLAYGFEYAAMMEGGKELTPFQFDKADAYSWYLGLGSLATVNDSVFKRSRPTWNDFAAHPNFDAFWQREALMQYLDRVTVPTLNVAGWWDQEDFYGPIKIYETLEPHDTKHLNYLVVGPWNHGGWRGRSGQTLGPLDFGSPTAKYYREKIEAPWFAYWLKDKGTLDLAEATTFEAGANAWRRHDAWPPKTNVTSRRLYFQANGKLGFEPPRDTGRVFDAYVSDPNKPVPYRARPIKPTFGAGSTWSTWLVDDQRFVQDRPDVAAWESAPLPEDLVLSGDVVAKLFAATTGTDADWVVKLIDVYPEDDAKLGGYQLMVANDVFRGRFRSSFEHPQAIAPDVPQEYTIDLHTQSYRFLKGHRLRVQVQSTWFPLIDRNPQTFVPNIFAAKDADFRAATQRVFRSKGAASYVQLTVQNPPLVP
- a CDS encoding S9 family peptidase, which produces MTSRAAATLLTLAALAPNAYAQPKAAPTIDAFLSAGFPSELVAARKADRIAWLAWEKGKRNVYAASAPGFAPRRLTRFLDDDGIELSDLQIADDGATVVFVRGSDPNRVGWIANPTGDPRGQERAIWAARTDGTGAWRISAGTTPAVSPDGRWVAFARDSALFVVRVAPGATSAVDRGERPLVRAWGRNLSPRWSPDGSKLAFVSDRTDHAFVGIYDATRHTVTYMAPSVDRDASPTWSPDGKRVAFIRRPGLAFGQQAHDATGSLGEPPGPAWAISQRARIGADTAGATAKWARTPGLARAAFAGGYTLSFWVADATTGDGHEVWHNAPNDRAFPSVASIQWAGDHLVFAAEPEEWTRVYAVSAAGGSDRPVELTPGTGAVESLGLSPDGRTLYYATNAGDIDRRHVWKVPTAGGEAVQLTRGEEIEMYPAPLGSARQVAMLTSSATRPFSVALMPASGGAPRVIYPTLGREFPTEAHVTPQAVLVKSDDGLEIHDQLFLPKDLKPGERRPAIVFVHGGPVRQMLLGYHYMDFYHMAYAVNEWLASQGYVVLSVNYRSGIGYGKAFRQAPNVGGRGNAEYKDVLAAGKYLQSRPDVDPTRVGIWGLSYGGVLTAQALARNSDLFAAGVDMAGVHLWGSTLDSTDLSYKSSAIAAIDGWKSPVLLWHGDDDRNVQFSQTTGLVQLLRAHNVPFELIVNPDDTHETLLYSRWLTTYARMQDFLRRNLWDRKTATTSSTGTR
- a CDS encoding RagB/SusD family nutrient uptake outer membrane protein encodes the protein MRTHHIERALALLATLGVVACKDVTALKQTNPGQVSAATLYVPQNAQLLVNGAIADFECAYTRYVVGSGLLVDELSNAIGSTANFDYDARRLTTNASYGTGACGNNQQPPIYTTLSTARGSADTVLARLKEWTDAQMPPGVNRTKLIGQAAAYAGYSLVLLGEGMCTAAINLGPELTPDQVFAEAKARFDEAVTAATAANDQATLNLALLGRARTLLDMKQPATAAADAAKIPASFIATTGTDNVNVRRQNFSFLAVNQNNWATVDPSFRGLTLPNGAADPRVAVTNTTKAGTAQGSVIWTPDKYPTLTTVMPIARWAEAQLIIAEARAAAGDIPGAVAAINAVRATRTGVPAYDATGQTAAQVQAQIVEERRRELFLEGHRLGDIRRLGLALSPAAGTAYAGGGGTYGTLTCFPLPDVERVNNPNIAGKTG
- a CDS encoding serine hydrolase, producing MLAASSAAAQTRPAHLLTPAQRAALDADIERAMQQYADVPGLAVAVVQGDSVVYAKGFGVRERGKPERVTERTLFAIGSNTKSMTSALVGTLVDAGKMRWDDPVWTYLPGFRVADPYVSREATIRDLLSHRVDVENNISAWYRSPLTRAQLVERLRFLKQDASFRSRFLYNNLMVMTAGEAAAAAGGKPWNALIRERLFAPLGMTATLTSSRELTADADVAAPHVPFGGTLVPVPHVDADNIGPAGSVYSNAVDMAQYLRFQIGRGAIGGKRVLSEASIAQIRTLTTPIGAWQATVPDSDVTVAGYGLGWLVESFRGHRAIRHNGSIDGYLAEMQVLPDDRVGVVVLSNQMTLPLPEALANHILDVALGLAPRDWIGQALARDRAQEVQIAARQQTAESQRLPNAAPSLPLDRYAGTYADSLRGEIRVAFEEGKLVLRYHAGLAADLEPWQHDTFRAAWRTPNVYSLSPMLVTFAVDAAGRATAVSNALLGTFQAAPRARTAATGGDR